In Vagococcus hydrophili, one DNA window encodes the following:
- a CDS encoding DUF5626 family protein, producing the protein MKNKLFKTCLVLMSGITLGTTVLSTATVFANELSSSESEYSDSQQLDAIDEFHILKEVEFDLKETGIQTKKIIAEDGTEAIITIEPEFNPMSRVSNGTYKIYYYAGIFNCSFRIRVSGNNITSAYDGTYSHWGVSVKSSSLRRESNKRATYYFEFGSPVWDFGGWNGWLRATINGSNKLVTTVK; encoded by the coding sequence ATGAAAAATAAGTTATTTAAAACATGCTTAGTATTAATGAGTGGTATTACTTTAGGGACAACTGTATTGTCAACCGCTACTGTATTTGCAAACGAATTGAGTTCTTCTGAATCAGAATATTCGGATTCTCAACAATTAGATGCAATAGACGAATTTCATATATTAAAGGAAGTTGAGTTTGATCTAAAAGAAACAGGTATTCAAACTAAAAAAATTATAGCTGAAGATGGAACTGAAGCTATAATAACCATAGAACCTGAATTTAATCCAATGTCACGAGTATCTAATGGAACATATAAGATTTATTATTATGCTGGTATTTTTAATTGTTCATTTAGAATAAGAGTTTCAGGGAATAATATTACTTCCGCATATGATGGTACATATAGTCATTGGGGTGTATCAGTTAAATCATCAAGTCTAAGAAGAGAGAGTAATAAGAGGGCAACGTACTATTTTGAATTTGGATCACCTGTTTGGGATTTTGGAGGTTGGAATGGGTGGTTGAGAGCTACTATTAATGGTTCTAATAAACTAGTCACAACCGTCAAATAA
- a CDS encoding D-alanine--D-alanine ligase family protein, which yields MKIVVLAGGLSDERDVSLSSGSQIANALMSKNHQVLLVDLIEGTPDFTTFDEAYKELKKADYSFVVPETAPDLDKIKADYKLTSEIGENIIPLCQSADMVFLALHGGIGENGKLQALFDIYNINYTGSSHKGSALAMDKLLAKELMAFHGINTPKWQIYEEGITPNLPCVVKPNNNGSSIGVAIVETMQEFNVAIEAAKKFKTAILLEEKVAGREFAVGVLGDTALPIIEIIPKVGFYDYKNKYQAGSAEEVTPANVSSKITEEMQKMTLKTHEVLGLSGYSRIDFMMNDQDEIYCIEANTLPGMTPTSLLPQEAKASGLDYADLCEKLIEVSKK from the coding sequence ATGAAAATAGTTGTATTAGCAGGTGGATTAAGTGATGAAAGAGATGTGTCATTGTCTTCTGGCTCACAAATCGCAAACGCTTTAATGAGTAAAAATCACCAAGTATTGTTAGTGGATTTAATTGAAGGAACTCCCGACTTTACTACTTTTGATGAGGCATATAAGGAACTAAAAAAAGCAGATTATAGCTTCGTAGTTCCTGAAACAGCCCCTGATTTAGATAAAATAAAAGCTGACTACAAGTTAACGAGTGAGATTGGGGAGAATATTATTCCGTTATGCCAATCAGCAGATATGGTTTTTCTAGCGCTTCACGGAGGGATTGGAGAGAATGGAAAACTCCAAGCTTTATTTGATATTTATAATATTAATTACACAGGTTCTTCTCATAAAGGAAGTGCTCTTGCGATGGATAAATTACTAGCCAAAGAATTAATGGCGTTTCATGGAATCAACACACCTAAATGGCAAATTTATGAAGAAGGTATCACACCGAACTTGCCTTGTGTGGTAAAACCGAATAACAACGGTTCAAGTATTGGCGTTGCCATTGTGGAAACTATGCAAGAATTTAATGTTGCTATTGAAGCCGCTAAAAAGTTCAAAACAGCCATTTTATTAGAAGAAAAAGTGGCAGGACGAGAATTTGCTGTAGGTGTTTTAGGTGACACAGCGTTACCGATTATTGAGATTATTCCTAAAGTTGGTTTTTATGATTATAAAAATAAATACCAAGCGGGAAGCGCGGAAGAAGTCACACCGGCTAACGTTAGTTCAAAAATTACAGAAGAAATGCAAAAAATGACCTTGAAAACTCACGAGGTTTTAGGTTTGTCTGGTTATTCTCGCATTGACTTTATGATGAATGATCAAGACGAGATTTATTGTATTGAAGCGAATACTTTACCTGGGATGACACCAACGAGTTTATTGCCACAAGAAGCAAAAGCCTCAGGATTAGACTATGCAGATTTATGCGAAAAATTAATAGAGGTCTCAAAAAAATAA
- the ltrA gene encoding group II intron reverse transcriptase/maturase, with protein sequence MYTETVLEQIVDRKNLNQAFKQVRRNKGAEGVDGMTIEETASYITSNRKEIVTQIRNRKYKPSPVLRVEIPKPTGGVRLLGIPTVKDRVIQQAISQVISPKFDKEFSPYSYGFRPNKQAEMAIQQSLDYFNEGYEWVVDIDLERFFDTVNHDRLMNLISRVIKDGDVISLIRKFLVSGVQVNGQVKPTDIGTPQGGNLSPLLSNIMLNELDKELEARQLHFVRYADDCLIMVKSEMSARRVMRSVTKFIEEKLGLIVNVTKSKIIKAGDSELKYLGFSFYKGKDGYQARPHQASVESFKFKLKRLTRKNWSVSIEDKIKRLNQVILGWINYFKIGKMKKNLSKIESHLRFRVRMCLWKQWKTAQNRRKNLIKLGMDKYTAYKYSHTSKGVVRIAYSWVMTTTMTNKRVAELGLISCVEHYSKVHS encoded by the coding sequence ATGTACACAGAAACAGTTTTAGAACAAATCGTGGATAGAAAGAATCTGAATCAAGCATTTAAGCAAGTCAGACGAAATAAAGGTGCCGAAGGTGTGGATGGTATGACTATTGAAGAAACGGCGAGTTATATAACGTCTAATAGAAAAGAAATAGTCACCCAAATCAGAAACAGAAAGTATAAACCATCCCCCGTTTTAAGAGTAGAAATACCGAAGCCAACTGGTGGTGTCCGACTTTTAGGTATACCAACAGTAAAAGATCGTGTGATACAGCAAGCTATATCTCAAGTGATTTCCCCCAAGTTTGATAAGGAGTTCAGTCCATATAGCTATGGATTTAGGCCTAACAAACAAGCTGAAATGGCCATCCAACAATCGTTGGATTACTTTAACGAAGGCTATGAATGGGTTGTAGATATTGATTTGGAGAGATTCTTTGATACTGTGAATCATGATAGATTAATGAATTTAATCTCACGAGTGATAAAAGATGGTGATGTCATTTCTCTGATTAGAAAATTTTTAGTTAGTGGTGTACAAGTCAACGGACAAGTTAAGCCAACGGATATAGGTACACCACAGGGCGGTAATTTATCTCCTCTACTAAGTAATATTATGTTAAATGAATTGGATAAAGAACTTGAAGCAAGACAGCTTCATTTTGTCAGATATGCAGATGACTGTTTAATTATGGTGAAAAGTGAAATGTCAGCGAGAAGAGTCATGCGCTCAGTAACAAAATTTATCGAAGAGAAATTAGGACTAATTGTGAACGTCACAAAATCCAAAATAATTAAAGCTGGAGACTCAGAGTTGAAGTATTTAGGTTTTTCTTTTTATAAAGGAAAGGATGGCTATCAAGCTAGACCACATCAAGCATCAGTTGAAAGCTTTAAGTTTAAATTAAAAAGGCTGACACGTAAAAATTGGAGTGTCAGTATCGAGGATAAAATTAAACGATTGAATCAAGTGATATTAGGTTGGATTAACTATTTTAAGATTGGAAAAATGAAGAAAAATCTATCGAAGATAGAATCTCATCTACGTTTCCGAGTGAGAATGTGTTTATGGAAACAATGGAAAACCGCTCAAAATAGAAGAAAGAATTTAATAAAACTAGGTATGGATAAATATACTGCTTATAAATACAGTCATACAAGTAAAGGCGTAGTGAGGATAGCTTATTCATGGGTCATGACTACCACGATGACAAATAAGAGAGTAGCCGAATTAGGACTAATCTCTTGTGTAGAACATTATAGTAAAGTACATAGTTAA
- a CDS encoding transglycosylase domain-containing protein translates to MDNIKKIWESIKKYAAQFWMWFKPHLQKFRAGRKRIWKKYHINKILILVTMTVVLVTSIYLFYLAKSTNVSSLKTGLEQVTTIYDKDGDEAGTLAKYGSKGSFVEFNNISPYIKDALISTEDRDFYKHKGYSIKGISRAMVRKVVRRNNSGGGGSTITQQLAKNAFLTQDQTMTRKARELFLAIEIEKEYTKDEILEMYLNKAYFGNGVFGIQDASLKYFGKNASDVTIDEAAVLVGMLKGPNLYNPIDDMESAINRRDTVLSVMVDNGKLDKATADNLMKQPLEIHDAYQPEHDSYKYPYYFDAVIAEAVDKSGLKDTDLSTGGYKIFTTLDQQYQIGMDQTFANDSLFPQAASDGAIVQGASVALNPKTGGVMGIVGGRGDYTYRGWNRATQSYLSPGSTLKPISVYTPALEAGYKPDDILKDEAQSYYDVQNYSRTYSGEATMTQSIIQSLNAPAVWLLNEIGIDRGFKKTEQFGIKLDEKDKYPGLALGGLTKGTTPLNMASAYGVFANQGQKMEPHFITKIEDANGVIIYENEKAKSKRVTTPEVADEMTGMLQGVFSSGTGIEAKPAGYTIAGKTGTTENINADGMSKDQWIIGYTPDVVVSTWIGFDKSGPDHFLTGSSGSNLSSIFKDETQRILAASPNTPFTVGDVTQEQQTEKESGKNSSIGESINDIGDKVKEGANTIGDGIKKGVDTAGEMWNGFWNKVTQ, encoded by the coding sequence ATGGATAATATTAAGAAAATTTGGGAGAGCATAAAGAAATATGCTGCACAGTTTTGGATGTGGTTTAAACCTCATTTACAAAAATTTAGAGCAGGTAGAAAACGAATTTGGAAGAAGTATCATATTAATAAAATTTTGATATTGGTAACAATGACCGTTGTCTTAGTAACAAGTATTTATTTGTTTTATTTAGCAAAAAGTACCAATGTTTCAAGTCTTAAAACAGGGTTAGAACAAGTAACGACCATTTATGATAAGGACGGAGACGAAGCTGGAACCTTAGCTAAATACGGATCTAAGGGGAGTTTTGTGGAGTTTAATAATATTTCACCCTACATTAAAGATGCGTTGATTTCTACAGAGGATCGTGATTTCTACAAGCATAAAGGCTACAGTATTAAAGGGATTTCCCGTGCCATGGTGAGAAAAGTTGTTCGCCGAAACAATAGTGGTGGGGGCGGTAGTACCATTACGCAACAATTAGCTAAAAATGCCTTTTTAACCCAAGATCAAACCATGACGAGAAAGGCGAGAGAGTTATTTTTAGCGATTGAAATTGAGAAAGAATATACTAAAGATGAGATTTTAGAGATGTACTTAAACAAAGCTTACTTTGGTAATGGGGTCTTTGGGATTCAAGATGCTTCACTCAAATACTTCGGTAAAAATGCTAGTGATGTGACCATTGATGAGGCTGCCGTGTTAGTGGGGATGCTTAAGGGACCTAATCTGTATAACCCAATTGATGATATGGAAAGTGCGATTAATCGCCGTGATACAGTTCTTTCAGTGATGGTAGATAATGGTAAATTAGACAAAGCAACCGCAGATAATTTAATGAAGCAACCTTTAGAAATTCATGACGCGTATCAACCAGAACATGACTCATATAAATATCCGTATTACTTTGATGCGGTAATTGCTGAGGCAGTGGATAAATCTGGCTTAAAAGATACAGATCTTTCGACAGGTGGGTACAAAATCTTTACAACCTTAGATCAACAGTATCAAATCGGCATGGATCAAACCTTTGCGAATGATAGTCTATTCCCACAAGCAGCTAGTGATGGCGCCATTGTTCAAGGAGCATCGGTTGCATTAAACCCTAAAACAGGTGGTGTGATGGGAATTGTGGGTGGACGTGGTGATTATACGTACCGTGGGTGGAATCGTGCCACACAATCTTATCTTTCACCTGGCTCAACTTTAAAACCAATTTCAGTTTACACACCCGCTCTTGAAGCAGGATATAAACCAGATGATATTTTAAAGGATGAAGCGCAAAGTTACTATGACGTTCAGAATTATTCGAGAACTTACTCAGGTGAAGCAACGATGACCCAATCAATCATCCAAAGTTTAAATGCGCCTGCTGTTTGGTTATTAAATGAAATCGGTATTGATCGTGGCTTTAAGAAAACGGAGCAGTTCGGTATTAAGCTAGATGAAAAAGATAAATATCCTGGACTTGCTTTAGGTGGTTTAACTAAAGGAACGACACCTCTTAATATGGCTAGTGCTTACGGCGTGTTTGCTAATCAAGGTCAAAAGATGGAGCCTCATTTTATTACTAAAATTGAGGATGCTAATGGGGTTATTATTTACGAAAATGAAAAAGCTAAATCAAAACGTGTTACAACCCCAGAAGTTGCAGATGAGATGACTGGCATGCTGCAAGGTGTTTTCAGTTCAGGAACTGGGATTGAAGCTAAACCTGCTGGCTACACGATTGCTGGGAAAACAGGAACCACAGAAAATATTAATGCTGATGGGATGTCTAAAGATCAATGGATTATCGGATATACCCCAGACGTGGTGGTTTCAACATGGATTGGTTTTGATAAGAGCGGACCAGATCACTTCTTAACGGGAAGTAGTGGTAGCAACTTATCGAGTATCTTTAAAGATGAAACCCAACGGATTTTAGCTGCTTCACCGAACACACCATTTACCGTGGGAGATGTGACGCAAGAACAACAAACCGAAAAAGAAAGTGGTAAAAATTCAAGTATTGGTGAGTCGATTAATGACATTGGCGATAAAGTTAAAGAAGGTGCGAATACCATAGGCGATGGCATTAAAAAAGGTGTCGATACAGCTGGTGAAATGTGGAACGGTTTTTGGAATAAAGTGACACAGTAA
- a CDS encoding RluA family pseudouridine synthase → MKFTFTLSKELTPMPLTEVLEKEWLIPRKVRHFLRVRKNVEVNQMPAMFHQIIQPGDSVTLTFEETDYPTPTILLGNAKNINPIWEDEHLIILNKKHGQKTHPNQPEETDTLLNDLAAYLKPKNQLPYVVHRLDKETSGAIVFAKNPVILPVLGRMLEKKEIHRVYEAEIEGRLPKDTLCINKKIGRDRHDRRKRVIDERGGQVAITHVSTQQNTGKTSWVSCWLDTGRTHQIRVHLASLGKPILGDPLYHPRPNTRARLQLHARELRLIHPFTREEIHVKAEPFLSEEKYRVGE, encoded by the coding sequence ATGAAGTTCACATTTACGCTATCTAAAGAGCTTACCCCCATGCCATTAACCGAAGTTTTAGAAAAAGAATGGCTGATACCTAGAAAAGTTAGACATTTTTTAAGAGTCAGAAAAAACGTTGAGGTTAATCAAATGCCTGCCATGTTTCATCAAATCATCCAGCCAGGTGATTCAGTTACCCTGACTTTTGAAGAGACAGATTATCCAACACCTACAATACTCTTAGGAAATGCTAAAAATATTAACCCGATTTGGGAAGACGAGCACTTGATTATTCTTAATAAAAAACACGGGCAAAAAACACATCCTAATCAACCGGAGGAAACAGATACCCTACTCAACGATTTAGCAGCCTACTTAAAACCTAAAAATCAACTACCTTACGTGGTTCACCGTTTAGATAAAGAAACCAGTGGAGCAATTGTTTTTGCTAAAAACCCGGTTATCCTTCCAGTTCTTGGTCGAATGCTAGAGAAAAAAGAAATCCACCGCGTTTACGAAGCTGAGATTGAGGGGCGTTTACCTAAAGATACTCTTTGTATTAATAAAAAAATTGGACGTGATCGTCACGACAGGCGAAAACGAGTCATTGATGAAAGAGGTGGTCAAGTCGCCATCACCCACGTCTCAACTCAACAAAATACGGGAAAAACAAGCTGGGTTTCTTGTTGGCTTGATACTGGACGAACGCACCAAATCCGAGTTCATCTCGCCTCACTGGGTAAACCAATTTTAGGCGATCCTTTGTATCATCCAAGACCTAATACAAGAGCACGACTACAACTCCACGCTAGAGAATTACGCTTAATACATCCCTTTACAAGAGAAGAGATCCATGTGAAGGCAGAACCTTTTCTTTCTGAGGAGAAATATCGAGTAGGAGAATAA
- a CDS encoding helix-turn-helix transcriptional regulator, translating to MNKSERLNQELIFLKDKTSFQLSDLMNEFGISKRTAIRDVQALENLGLALYVEAGRGGKYQLIQQNLLTPIYFNETEIQAIFFAIKALDLVSSTPFEKSYSQIRNKLLETLPSGQKINIQKILDVVSYHHVSPVNKVDNLADLLEAILNNRVISLHYTQYEPKDMTLQLFDLFYRSGLWFCNAFDMDEKKWGVFRCDYMLNISLADTSYIPYSKEEMTEFLTIYETKFPDIEFKCQLTSYGKELFLKRHYPNMELHYKDDAFYLVGKYNNEHLDYLVQYLISLGKHVTILSPNNLKEVYLNELHQIINSYE from the coding sequence ATGAATAAATCAGAAAGACTCAACCAAGAACTAATATTTCTCAAAGATAAAACATCCTTCCAACTGAGTGATCTCATGAATGAATTTGGCATTTCCAAAAGAACAGCCATTAGAGATGTTCAAGCCTTAGAAAACCTAGGCTTGGCGTTATACGTTGAAGCTGGTAGAGGTGGCAAATATCAGTTAATTCAACAAAATCTATTAACACCTATCTATTTTAATGAAACAGAAATCCAAGCTATTTTCTTTGCTATTAAGGCGCTAGACCTTGTTTCTTCCACACCTTTTGAAAAATCATACTCACAGATAAGAAATAAACTATTAGAAACACTACCTAGTGGTCAAAAAATAAATATCCAAAAAATACTCGATGTGGTCAGCTATCATCACGTCTCTCCCGTAAATAAAGTTGATAATTTAGCTGATTTACTTGAAGCTATTTTAAATAATCGAGTAATTTCTCTTCATTACACACAATATGAACCAAAAGATATGACCCTTCAACTGTTTGATTTGTTTTATCGAAGCGGACTTTGGTTTTGTAATGCCTTTGATATGGATGAAAAAAAATGGGGCGTCTTTCGTTGTGACTATATGCTAAACATTAGCCTAGCTGACACTTCTTATATCCCTTATTCTAAAGAGGAAATGACTGAATTTTTGACTATTTATGAGACTAAATTTCCTGATATTGAGTTTAAATGCCAACTCACCTCTTATGGTAAAGAACTATTTTTAAAAAGACACTACCCTAATATGGAACTCCATTACAAAGACGATGCCTTTTATCTTGTGGGTAAATACAACAACGAGCATTTAGACTATCTGGTGCAGTATTTAATCTCACTAGGAAAACACGTCACGATTCTATCTCCTAATAACTTAAAAGAGGTTTATTTAAACGAACTTCATCAGATTATTAACTCCTATGAATAA
- a CDS encoding FMN-dependent NADH-azoreductase, whose protein sequence is MKTLIINAHPDYKNEDHYSILFQKEFIKKFKEDFSTDDLTVLNLYESDIPRIEEGQLLSIWNKEASKELLSDEEARLKRVSEKLLSEFKAHRRIVLVTPLHNFNVTSRMKDYIDNILIARETFKYTETGSVGLMTEDYKLLVIQASGSIYTKEDRYKDLDISTLYLKGIFQEIMGFKSVEILRIEGTALLEKEVIMKANLRKLDVMMKEFYA, encoded by the coding sequence ATGAAAACACTAATAATAAATGCCCATCCTGATTATAAGAATGAAGATCACTACTCTATTTTGTTTCAAAAAGAATTTATAAAAAAATTTAAGGAAGATTTCTCAACTGATGATTTAACAGTCCTGAACTTGTATGAAAGTGATATTCCTAGAATTGAAGAGGGGCAGTTATTGAGTATTTGGAATAAAGAAGCTTCAAAAGAGTTGTTAAGTGATGAAGAAGCGAGATTAAAAAGAGTGTCAGAAAAATTGTTGAGCGAGTTTAAAGCACACCGACGAATTGTTTTGGTGACACCTCTGCATAATTTCAATGTGACTTCAAGAATGAAAGATTACATCGATAATATCTTAATTGCTAGAGAGACCTTTAAGTATACGGAAACAGGTTCAGTGGGATTAATGACGGAAGATTATAAGTTACTGGTGATTCAGGCGAGTGGTTCGATTTATACAAAAGAAGATAGATACAAAGATTTAGATATTAGTACGCTATATCTGAAAGGTATTTTTCAAGAAATAATGGGATTTAAAAGTGTTGAGATATTAAGGATAGAAGGTACGGCACTTTTAGAAAAAGAAGTTATCATGAAAGCTAATTTAAGAAAACTAGATGTGATGATGAAAGAGTTTTATGCTTAA
- a CDS encoding phosphomannomutase/phosphoglucomutase — translation MTELLALQNGSDIRGIAISHEEFTANLTKQEAQIIASGIIEWLKSEKKVTRTPMRIAIGHDSRLSASDIKEGLIEGFLKEEVEILDAELATTPAMFMATQFEEFDADCGIMITASHLPFYYNGIKIFSKEGGAEHEDIDYILEHVKPFNPEIENQGNVVKKEILSLYSADLVNKIQQGTGEDKPLAGFKIVLDAGNGAGGFFADKVLAALGADTSGSQFLEPDGHFPNHMPNPDNKEAMESIQQAVLKNKADLGVIFDTDVDRAAVVDTTGEVINRNSLIAVLAQIVLEEETGQTIVTNSPTSSHLKAFIEELGGKQVRYLCGYRNVINKAIELNNQGIETPLAIETSGHAAFKENYFLDDGAYVIAKILMLLPKLKKENKTIGDLIATLKQPAEAQEVRFKISGEAYRDYGNDVIETLAEFVKQTAGFEIDPENEEGIRVNVSEMYGSGWFLLRMSLHEPLLVLQVENDETAKNKLVFTKLADYFNLKERLNTEKLAAVLAE, via the coding sequence ATGACAGAATTGTTAGCGCTACAAAATGGATCAGATATTCGAGGAATTGCGATTTCTCACGAGGAATTTACAGCTAATTTAACGAAGCAAGAAGCTCAAATCATCGCCAGTGGGATTATTGAGTGGTTAAAATCTGAAAAAAAAGTAACGAGAACACCCATGAGAATTGCGATTGGTCATGATAGCCGTTTATCAGCATCAGACATTAAGGAAGGTCTAATCGAAGGCTTTTTAAAAGAAGAGGTTGAGATTCTTGATGCCGAGTTGGCAACAACGCCAGCTATGTTTATGGCGACTCAATTTGAAGAGTTTGACGCAGATTGTGGGATTATGATTACAGCGAGCCATTTACCTTTTTACTATAACGGGATTAAAATTTTCTCTAAAGAAGGTGGCGCAGAACACGAGGATATTGATTATATCTTGGAACATGTGAAGCCATTTAACCCAGAAATAGAGAATCAAGGCAATGTGGTTAAAAAAGAAATTCTGTCTTTATATTCAGCTGATTTAGTTAATAAAATTCAACAAGGAACAGGGGAAGACAAACCTTTAGCAGGATTTAAAATTGTTTTAGATGCTGGAAACGGTGCGGGAGGTTTCTTTGCAGATAAAGTGTTAGCTGCATTAGGAGCGGACACTTCTGGTAGTCAATTTTTAGAGCCAGACGGTCATTTCCCCAATCATATGCCAAACCCGGACAATAAAGAAGCCATGGAAAGCATCCAACAAGCTGTTCTTAAAAATAAAGCAGACTTAGGCGTTATTTTTGATACAGATGTAGACCGTGCGGCAGTTGTCGATACGACAGGTGAAGTGATTAATCGTAATAGTTTGATTGCTGTTTTAGCTCAAATCGTGCTAGAAGAAGAAACAGGCCAAACCATTGTCACAAACTCACCCACATCAAGTCATTTAAAAGCCTTTATTGAAGAATTAGGCGGTAAACAAGTCCGTTATTTATGTGGTTACCGTAACGTGATTAACAAAGCCATTGAACTAAATAATCAAGGGATTGAAACGCCTCTTGCCATTGAAACAAGTGGTCATGCTGCCTTTAAAGAAAACTATTTCTTAGATGATGGGGCGTATGTGATCGCGAAGATTTTGATGTTATTACCTAAACTTAAAAAAGAGAATAAAACAATTGGTGACTTGATTGCTACACTGAAACAACCGGCAGAAGCACAAGAAGTTCGCTTCAAAATTTCAGGAGAAGCTTATCGTGATTACGGAAACGATGTGATTGAAACATTAGCCGAATTTGTTAAGCAGACAGCAGGTTTTGAGATTGACCCTGAAAATGAAGAAGGTATTCGTGTGAATGTTTCAGAGATGTACGGATCTGGTTGGTTCTTATTACGTATGAGTCTTCACGAGCCGCTATTAGTTCTTCAAGTTGAGAACGATGAAACAGCTAAAAACAAGTTAGTCTTTACAAAATTAGCAGACTACTTTAATCTGAAAGAACGATTAAACACAGAAAAATTGGCAGCCGTTTTAGCAGAATAA
- a CDS encoding nitrous oxide-stimulated promoter family protein gives MVRAINEGPKISFEKKTVSAMIEIYYKQFSDEAHQLEEEDVANYAMARLNYCRFGEDKPTCKVCPVHCYKKSYKDKMQQIMRYSGPRMLIYHPVMSVEHFMKEWRYKRVNK, from the coding sequence ATGGTGAGAGCAATCAATGAAGGACCTAAAATTTCCTTTGAGAAAAAAACAGTCTCAGCAATGATTGAGATTTATTATAAGCAATTTTCAGATGAAGCCCATCAACTTGAGGAAGAAGATGTAGCAAATTATGCTATGGCTCGTCTGAATTATTGCCGTTTTGGTGAAGATAAACCAACTTGTAAAGTCTGTCCAGTGCACTGCTATAAAAAGAGTTATAAAGATAAAATGCAACAAATTATGCGCTATTCAGGACCAAGAATGCTGATTTATCATCCAGTGATGTCCGTCGAGCATTTTATGAAAGAATGGCGATATAAAAGGGTAAATAAGTAA
- the argR gene encoding arginine repressor, protein MGKKKRQLQIKQIISQCQIESQQQLLDKLIEAGIEATQATISRDIRELKIVKTHDTNGKIKYGVLPEKKIEPIDHLKEVFKDYVTQVTHVQVMNVINTTLGTANIVAADLDELAIPEIVGTLAGTDTIVLISRSEEDAKRLNEKFLSYLE, encoded by the coding sequence ATGGGAAAAAAGAAACGACAACTACAAATCAAACAAATTATTTCTCAATGCCAAATTGAGAGTCAACAACAATTATTAGATAAATTAATCGAAGCTGGTATCGAAGCGACACAAGCAACGATATCAAGAGACATTAGAGAATTAAAAATTGTGAAAACCCATGATACAAATGGTAAAATAAAATATGGCGTGTTACCTGAGAAAAAAATTGAACCAATTGATCACCTTAAAGAGGTTTTTAAAGATTATGTGACTCAAGTAACGCATGTTCAAGTGATGAATGTCATCAACACAACGCTCGGAACAGCGAATATCGTCGCAGCAGACTTAGACGAATTAGCGATTCCAGAGATTGTTGGGACACTTGCAGGGACAGACACGATTGTTTTAATTTCTAGATCAGAAGAAGATGCCAAAAGATTGAATGAAAAGTTTTTATCCTATCTTGAATAA